The Vampirovibrio chlorellavorus genomic sequence CGGAGAACGGTTTCAGGTACTTCCCGATTTTTTTCATCAGTCAGCATTTCACCAGTCCGGCTATGATAAATCAGGTTTTTGACCTGACGAATGGCATGGACATCCCCACGCTTGGCCAAAGTAACGATGCGATCGGCGTGCTTTTTCAAAGCCTTTGCCCGCACCAGGGTCGTGGTGATCTCATCATGCGTAAACAAGCTGGTAGCCAAAGTGCGGATCAACGCCTTGCGCTGATCGGCAGGTCTGCCCAGATGGTCAACTTTACAGCGGTGTCTCATGATGAATGGGTTCCTTTTAGGTTGTGATCTTTAATAATGATTGCTATTCAACGTCAACCGGCAGCACAGTGCCTTCCGGATCAGGACGCAAGTACAAACTGAAGGCCTGAAGCCGCTCAATTACTTCA encodes the following:
- the rplQ gene encoding 50S ribosomal protein L17, translating into MRHRCKVDHLGRPADQRKALIRTLATSLFTHDEITTTLVRAKALKKHADRIVTLAKRGDVHAIRQVKNLIYHSRTGEMLTDEKNREVPETVLRRIFSKVGPRFENRKGGYTRVIQMPPRRGDAAPMALIQLTYELAE